A region from the Janthinobacterium agaricidamnosum genome encodes:
- a CDS encoding winged helix-turn-helix domain-containing protein, which produces MNPISMAPIERVRSTSATLRRIENMQKLIGELSLHEMLADEIAWFLKFSPSGARKYIRDLREAGVIELARYIEGTATYLGKAVYQLTPDPERVRAFLAAIVQPKREGAPPRKDRPGLREQSMAGSGRHFHILADDTHYAIRVNRGPVTRDPLVAALFGAPQQKSAE; this is translated from the coding sequence ATGAATCCTATTTCCATGGCACCGATCGAGCGCGTGCGCTCGACGTCGGCCACCCTGCGCCGCATCGAAAACATGCAAAAACTGATCGGCGAATTGTCGCTGCACGAGATGCTGGCTGACGAAATCGCCTGGTTCCTCAAGTTTTCGCCATCGGGCGCCCGCAAATACATCCGCGACCTGCGCGAAGCGGGCGTGATCGAACTGGCCCGCTACATCGAAGGCACCGCCACCTACCTGGGCAAGGCAGTGTACCAGCTGACGCCGGATCCCGAGCGCGTGCGCGCCTTCCTGGCCGCCATCGTCCAGCCGAAACGCGAAGGCGCGCCACCGCGCAAGGACCGTCCCGGCTTGCGCGAGCAAAGCATGGCAGGCAGCGGCCGCCACTTCCACATCCTGGCCGATGACACGCATTACGCCATCCGCGTCAACCGCGGTCCCGTGACGCGCGATCCGCTGGTCGCCGCCCTGTTTGGCGCGCCACAGCAAAAGTCGGCCGAGTAA
- a CDS encoding zinc-dependent peptidase: MNPLLWIALVTAAIVFSLWFPRWRLKRALSRPLPPEGLAVLEKNIPVYPRMPAPLQQQLRRLVVQFLYQKKFVGCGGLEITDEMRYTIAGQACLLLLNRQTQVYPELDTILVYPTEFIVTRDEVGPGGVVTPSANGLLGESWGDGRVVLAWDHVQRGAADWTDGHNVVLHEFAHQLDSESGAANGAPYLPSVSSYRSWATVLSRDFDNLRHDAIYQQHSVMDHYGATNPAEFFAVATETFFEKPYQMAEHHEELYAQFLQYYKVDPRDWMAPPVEAEHMASPFPNYAPHW; encoded by the coding sequence ATGAACCCGTTGCTGTGGATCGCCCTCGTCACGGCCGCCATCGTCTTTTCATTATGGTTCCCCCGCTGGCGCTTGAAGCGTGCCCTGTCCAGGCCCTTGCCGCCGGAAGGCCTGGCCGTGTTGGAAAAGAATATCCCCGTGTATCCGCGCATGCCGGCCCCGCTGCAGCAGCAGTTGCGCCGTCTGGTCGTGCAATTCCTGTACCAGAAGAAATTCGTCGGTTGCGGCGGCCTGGAGATCACGGACGAGATGCGCTACACGATTGCCGGCCAGGCGTGTTTGCTGCTGCTCAATCGCCAGACCCAGGTGTATCCGGAACTCGACACGATCCTCGTGTATCCCACGGAATTCATCGTTACGCGCGATGAAGTGGGGCCGGGCGGCGTCGTCACGCCATCGGCCAATGGTTTATTGGGCGAATCCTGGGGCGATGGCCGCGTGGTGCTGGCCTGGGACCACGTGCAGCGCGGTGCGGCCGACTGGACCGATGGCCACAACGTCGTGCTGCATGAATTCGCCCACCAGCTCGACAGCGAATCGGGCGCCGCGAATGGCGCGCCCTACCTGCCCAGCGTGTCGAGCTACCGCAGCTGGGCCACCGTGTTGTCGCGCGACTTCGACAACCTGCGCCACGATGCCATCTATCAGCAGCACAGCGTGATGGACCACTACGGCGCCACGAATCCCGCCGAATTCTTTGCCGTGGCGACGGAAACCTTCTTTGAAAAGCCATACCAGATGGCCGAGCACCACGAAGAACTGTACGCGCAATTCTTGCAGTACTACAAGGTCGATCCGCGCGACTGGATGGCGCCACCGGTGGAAGCCGAACACATGGCCTCGCCGTTTCCCAATTACGCGCCCCACTGGTAG